A single region of the Chelonoidis abingdonii isolate Lonesome George chromosome 23, CheloAbing_2.0, whole genome shotgun sequence genome encodes:
- the MRPL20 gene encoding large ribosomal subunit protein bL20m: MQKHFRGRKNRCYALAVRSVRRAFVKSTKARREKKKFMRALWIMRIEAASLEHGLKYPAFIRNLLKCQVDLNRKMLADLAIYEPKTFKSLAALAQRRRQEGFLDALGDGKEPEGIFSRIVHHY; this comes from the exons ATGCAAAAG CATTTTCGTGGAAGGAAGAACCGCTGCTATGCATTGGCTGTACGAAGTGTTCGGAGAGCTTTTGTGAAGTCTACAAAGGccagaagagagaaaaagaagttCATGAGAGCg CTTTGGATTATGAGGATTGAAGCAGCTTCTCTTGAACATGGTTTGAAGTATCCAGCTTTCATACGCAATCTGCTTAAG TGCCAGGTGGACCTGAACAGGAAAATGCTTGCTGATCTGGCTATTTATGAGCCAAAGACATTCAAGTCTCTAGCTGCCTTAGCCCAAAGGAGGAGACAGGAAGGCTTCCTTGATGCCCTTGGGGATGGAAAAGAACCAGAAGGAATATTTTCACGAATTGTGCACCATTATTGA
- the CCNL2 gene encoding cyclin-L2 isoform X1, whose protein sequence is MEGERREKWAGQRSALEAGEGEGERAVRRRPKMAAGPSSAAAVVAGGPGGLRRLGPAPSGSGAPGPGAVLIGDRLYSGVLITLENCLLPDDALLFTPSMGSGLDPDTETQLRVTGCELIQAAGILLRLPQVAMATGQVLFQRFFYTKSFVKHSMEHVSMACVHLASKIEEAPRRIRDVINVFHRLRHLREKKKPVPLLLDQDYVNLKNQIIKAERRVLKELGFCVHVKHPHKIIVMYLQVLECERNQHLVQTSWNYMNDSLRTDVFVRFQPESIACACIYLAARTLEIPLPNRPHWFLLFGATEEEIQGICIKILQLYTRKKVDLSYLESKVEKKKLAIEEAKALAKGLLPDKTPNLENTSGFSPVPKNESPKDGKGNKPSPLAVQAMKNAKRKMDGTKRMNSNSPVNGIPKGRESRSGSRSREQSYSRSPSRSASPKRRKSESYSTSSGSKSHSRSRSRSDSPPRQFNHSASYKGSKMRSYKKSKDYKYSTHKPRKSRSRSSSRSRSHSRERSDHSGKYKKKSHYYRERHERSHSYERTGHRYDRDHPGHSRHRR, encoded by the exons ATGGAAGGCGAGCGCAGGGAGAAATGGGCGGGACAGCGCTCGGCTCTGGAGGCTGGCGAGGGGGAAGGTGAGAGAGCGGTGAGGCGGCGGCCCAAGATGGCGGCGGGGCCGAGCAGCGCGGCGGCCGTGGTAGCGGGGGGCCCGGgcgggctccggcggctggggccGGCCCCGTCGGGGAGCGGCGCCCCAGGCCCCGGCGCGGTGCTGATCGGGGACCGGCTGTACTCGGGGGTGCTGATCACGCTGGAGAACTGCCTGCTGCCCGACGACGCGCTGCTCTTCACCCCCTCCATGGGCAGCGGCCTGGACCCCGACACCGAGACCCAGCTGCGCGTCACCGGCTGCGAGCTCATCCAGGCGGCCGGCATCCTGCTGCGGCTCCCGCAG gTGGCAATGGCTACAGGGCAGGTGCTGTTTCAACGTTTCTTTTATACAAAATCTTTTGTGAAGCATTCCATGGAG CATGTGTCAATGGCCTGTGTTCATCTGGCATCCAAAATTGAAGAAGCACCAAGGCGTATAAGAGATGTAATTAACGTATTCCATCGCCTTCGACATCTAAGAGAGAAAAA AAAACCTGTACCTCTGCTACTAGATCAAGATTATGTTAATTTGAAGAATCAAATCATAAAGGCAGAGAGAAGAGTTTTAAAGGAGCTGGGGTTCTGCGTTCACGTAAAGCACCCTCATAAG ATAATCGTTATGTACCTTCAGGTATTAGAATGTGAACGTAACCAACACCTGGTCCAGACTTCATG GAATTACATGAATGACAGTCTACGAACAGATGTCTTTGTAAGATTCCAGCCAGAAAGTATTGCCTGTGCCTGTATCTACCTTGCAGCTAGAACATTGGAG ATCCCACTTCCTAATCGTCCTCACTGGTTTCTGCTGTTTGgagcaacagaggaggaaattCAAGGGATTTGTATAAAAATCCTGCAGCTATATACTCGGAAAAAG GTTGACTTGTCTTATTTGGAAAGcaaagtagaaaagaaaaaactagcCATTGAAGAGGCAAAAGCACTAGCTAAAGGTCTGCTACCTGACAAGACTCCCAATTTGGAGAACACGTCAGGGTTTTCCCCTGTTCCTAAAAATG AGTCTCCAAAAGACGGTAAAGGAAATAAACCTTCCCCACTTGCTGTGCAGGCGATGAAGAATGCCAAAAGAAAAATGGATGGAACAAAAAGAATGAATTCCAACAGCCCAGTGAATGG CATTCCGAAAGGAAGGGAGAGCAGAAGTGGAAGCCGAAGTCGAGAGCAGAGTTATTCAAGATCACCATCTAGATCAGCATCTCCTAAGCGCAG AAAAAGTGAAAGCTACTCAACATCAAGTGGTTCCAAATCCCACAGCCGCTCCAGGAGTCGCAGTGATTCTCCCCCAAGACAGTTCAACCATAGTGCTAGTTACAAAGGCTCTAAAATGAGGAGTTACAAAAAGTCAAAGGACTACAAATACTCGACACACAAACCAAGGAAGTCCCGCAGCAGGAGCTCATCACGTTCCCGGAGCCACTCACGAGAGCGTTCTGATCATTCTGGGAAGTACAAGAAGAAAAGTCACTACTACAGAGAGAGGCATGAGCGTTCCCACTCCTATGAGCGTACAGGTCATCGTTATGACCGAGACCACCCTGGCCACAGCAGACACAGGAGATGA
- the CCNL2 gene encoding cyclin-L2 isoform X2 → MACVHLASKIEEAPRRIRDVINVFHRLRHLREKKKPVPLLLDQDYVNLKNQIIKAERRVLKELGFCVHVKHPHKIIVMYLQVLECERNQHLVQTSWNYMNDSLRTDVFVRFQPESIACACIYLAARTLEIPLPNRPHWFLLFGATEEEIQGICIKILQLYTRKKVDLSYLESKVEKKKLAIEEAKALAKGLLPDKTPNLENTSGFSPVPKNESPKDGKGNKPSPLAVQAMKNAKRKMDGTKRMNSNSPVNGIPKGRESRSGSRSREQSYSRSPSRSASPKRRKSESYSTSSGSKSHSRSRSRSDSPPRQFNHSASYKGSKMRSYKKSKDYKYSTHKPRKSRSRSSSRSRSHSRERSDHSGKYKKKSHYYRERHERSHSYERTGHRYDRDHPGHSRHRR, encoded by the exons ATGGCCTGTGTTCATCTGGCATCCAAAATTGAAGAAGCACCAAGGCGTATAAGAGATGTAATTAACGTATTCCATCGCCTTCGACATCTAAGAGAGAAAAA AAAACCTGTACCTCTGCTACTAGATCAAGATTATGTTAATTTGAAGAATCAAATCATAAAGGCAGAGAGAAGAGTTTTAAAGGAGCTGGGGTTCTGCGTTCACGTAAAGCACCCTCATAAG ATAATCGTTATGTACCTTCAGGTATTAGAATGTGAACGTAACCAACACCTGGTCCAGACTTCATG GAATTACATGAATGACAGTCTACGAACAGATGTCTTTGTAAGATTCCAGCCAGAAAGTATTGCCTGTGCCTGTATCTACCTTGCAGCTAGAACATTGGAG ATCCCACTTCCTAATCGTCCTCACTGGTTTCTGCTGTTTGgagcaacagaggaggaaattCAAGGGATTTGTATAAAAATCCTGCAGCTATATACTCGGAAAAAG GTTGACTTGTCTTATTTGGAAAGcaaagtagaaaagaaaaaactagcCATTGAAGAGGCAAAAGCACTAGCTAAAGGTCTGCTACCTGACAAGACTCCCAATTTGGAGAACACGTCAGGGTTTTCCCCTGTTCCTAAAAATG AGTCTCCAAAAGACGGTAAAGGAAATAAACCTTCCCCACTTGCTGTGCAGGCGATGAAGAATGCCAAAAGAAAAATGGATGGAACAAAAAGAATGAATTCCAACAGCCCAGTGAATGG CATTCCGAAAGGAAGGGAGAGCAGAAGTGGAAGCCGAAGTCGAGAGCAGAGTTATTCAAGATCACCATCTAGATCAGCATCTCCTAAGCGCAG AAAAAGTGAAAGCTACTCAACATCAAGTGGTTCCAAATCCCACAGCCGCTCCAGGAGTCGCAGTGATTCTCCCCCAAGACAGTTCAACCATAGTGCTAGTTACAAAGGCTCTAAAATGAGGAGTTACAAAAAGTCAAAGGACTACAAATACTCGACACACAAACCAAGGAAGTCCCGCAGCAGGAGCTCATCACGTTCCCGGAGCCACTCACGAGAGCGTTCTGATCATTCTGGGAAGTACAAGAAGAAAAGTCACTACTACAGAGAGAGGCATGAGCGTTCCCACTCCTATGAGCGTACAGGTCATCGTTATGACCGAGACCACCCTGGCCACAGCAGACACAGGAGATGA
- the CCNL2 gene encoding cyclin-L2 isoform X4, whose amino-acid sequence MDRFQKLSSGNGNYMNDSLRTDVFVRFQPESIACACIYLAARTLEIPLPNRPHWFLLFGATEEEIQGICIKILQLYTRKKVDLSYLESKVEKKKLAIEEAKALAKGLLPDKTPNLENTSGFSPVPKNESPKDGKGNKPSPLAVQAMKNAKRKMDGTKRMNSNSPVNGIPKGRESRSGSRSREQSYSRSPSRSASPKRRKSESYSTSSGSKSHSRSRSRSDSPPRQFNHSASYKGSKMRSYKKSKDYKYSTHKPRKSRSRSSSRSRSHSRERSDHSGKYKKKSHYYRERHERSHSYERTGHRYDRDHPGHSRHRR is encoded by the exons ATGGACAGGTTCCAAAAACTTTCCAGTGGCAATGG GAATTACATGAATGACAGTCTACGAACAGATGTCTTTGTAAGATTCCAGCCAGAAAGTATTGCCTGTGCCTGTATCTACCTTGCAGCTAGAACATTGGAG ATCCCACTTCCTAATCGTCCTCACTGGTTTCTGCTGTTTGgagcaacagaggaggaaattCAAGGGATTTGTATAAAAATCCTGCAGCTATATACTCGGAAAAAG GTTGACTTGTCTTATTTGGAAAGcaaagtagaaaagaaaaaactagcCATTGAAGAGGCAAAAGCACTAGCTAAAGGTCTGCTACCTGACAAGACTCCCAATTTGGAGAACACGTCAGGGTTTTCCCCTGTTCCTAAAAATG AGTCTCCAAAAGACGGTAAAGGAAATAAACCTTCCCCACTTGCTGTGCAGGCGATGAAGAATGCCAAAAGAAAAATGGATGGAACAAAAAGAATGAATTCCAACAGCCCAGTGAATGG CATTCCGAAAGGAAGGGAGAGCAGAAGTGGAAGCCGAAGTCGAGAGCAGAGTTATTCAAGATCACCATCTAGATCAGCATCTCCTAAGCGCAG AAAAAGTGAAAGCTACTCAACATCAAGTGGTTCCAAATCCCACAGCCGCTCCAGGAGTCGCAGTGATTCTCCCCCAAGACAGTTCAACCATAGTGCTAGTTACAAAGGCTCTAAAATGAGGAGTTACAAAAAGTCAAAGGACTACAAATACTCGACACACAAACCAAGGAAGTCCCGCAGCAGGAGCTCATCACGTTCCCGGAGCCACTCACGAGAGCGTTCTGATCATTCTGGGAAGTACAAGAAGAAAAGTCACTACTACAGAGAGAGGCATGAGCGTTCCCACTCCTATGAGCGTACAGGTCATCGTTATGACCGAGACCACCCTGGCCACAGCAGACACAGGAGATGA
- the CCNL2 gene encoding cyclin-L2 isoform X3, which yields MHREVVTVELKRIEQRHSAGGCKCSLIMSFRNYMNDSLRTDVFVRFQPESIACACIYLAARTLEIPLPNRPHWFLLFGATEEEIQGICIKILQLYTRKKVDLSYLESKVEKKKLAIEEAKALAKGLLPDKTPNLENTSGFSPVPKNESPKDGKGNKPSPLAVQAMKNAKRKMDGTKRMNSNSPVNGIPKGRESRSGSRSREQSYSRSPSRSASPKRRKSESYSTSSGSKSHSRSRSRSDSPPRQFNHSASYKGSKMRSYKKSKDYKYSTHKPRKSRSRSSSRSRSHSRERSDHSGKYKKKSHYYRERHERSHSYERTGHRYDRDHPGHSRHRR from the exons ATGCACAGAGAAGTAGTTACTGTAGAATTGAAGAGAATAGAACAGAGACATTCTGCAGGGGGTTGCAAGTGTTCCCTTATTATGTCTTTCAGGAATTACATGAATGACAGTCTACGAACAGATGTCTTTGTAAGATTCCAGCCAGAAAGTATTGCCTGTGCCTGTATCTACCTTGCAGCTAGAACATTGGAG ATCCCACTTCCTAATCGTCCTCACTGGTTTCTGCTGTTTGgagcaacagaggaggaaattCAAGGGATTTGTATAAAAATCCTGCAGCTATATACTCGGAAAAAG GTTGACTTGTCTTATTTGGAAAGcaaagtagaaaagaaaaaactagcCATTGAAGAGGCAAAAGCACTAGCTAAAGGTCTGCTACCTGACAAGACTCCCAATTTGGAGAACACGTCAGGGTTTTCCCCTGTTCCTAAAAATG AGTCTCCAAAAGACGGTAAAGGAAATAAACCTTCCCCACTTGCTGTGCAGGCGATGAAGAATGCCAAAAGAAAAATGGATGGAACAAAAAGAATGAATTCCAACAGCCCAGTGAATGG CATTCCGAAAGGAAGGGAGAGCAGAAGTGGAAGCCGAAGTCGAGAGCAGAGTTATTCAAGATCACCATCTAGATCAGCATCTCCTAAGCGCAG AAAAAGTGAAAGCTACTCAACATCAAGTGGTTCCAAATCCCACAGCCGCTCCAGGAGTCGCAGTGATTCTCCCCCAAGACAGTTCAACCATAGTGCTAGTTACAAAGGCTCTAAAATGAGGAGTTACAAAAAGTCAAAGGACTACAAATACTCGACACACAAACCAAGGAAGTCCCGCAGCAGGAGCTCATCACGTTCCCGGAGCCACTCACGAGAGCGTTCTGATCATTCTGGGAAGTACAAGAAGAAAAGTCACTACTACAGAGAGAGGCATGAGCGTTCCCACTCCTATGAGCGTACAGGTCATCGTTATGACCGAGACCACCCTGGCCACAGCAGACACAGGAGATGA
- the CCNL2 gene encoding cyclin-L2 isoform X5, giving the protein MNDSLRTDVFVRFQPESIACACIYLAARTLEIPLPNRPHWFLLFGATEEEIQGICIKILQLYTRKKVDLSYLESKVEKKKLAIEEAKALAKGLLPDKTPNLENTSGFSPVPKNESPKDGKGNKPSPLAVQAMKNAKRKMDGTKRMNSNSPVNGIPKGRESRSGSRSREQSYSRSPSRSASPKRRKSESYSTSSGSKSHSRSRSRSDSPPRQFNHSASYKGSKMRSYKKSKDYKYSTHKPRKSRSRSSSRSRSHSRERSDHSGKYKKKSHYYRERHERSHSYERTGHRYDRDHPGHSRHRR; this is encoded by the exons ATGAATGACAGTCTACGAACAGATGTCTTTGTAAGATTCCAGCCAGAAAGTATTGCCTGTGCCTGTATCTACCTTGCAGCTAGAACATTGGAG ATCCCACTTCCTAATCGTCCTCACTGGTTTCTGCTGTTTGgagcaacagaggaggaaattCAAGGGATTTGTATAAAAATCCTGCAGCTATATACTCGGAAAAAG GTTGACTTGTCTTATTTGGAAAGcaaagtagaaaagaaaaaactagcCATTGAAGAGGCAAAAGCACTAGCTAAAGGTCTGCTACCTGACAAGACTCCCAATTTGGAGAACACGTCAGGGTTTTCCCCTGTTCCTAAAAATG AGTCTCCAAAAGACGGTAAAGGAAATAAACCTTCCCCACTTGCTGTGCAGGCGATGAAGAATGCCAAAAGAAAAATGGATGGAACAAAAAGAATGAATTCCAACAGCCCAGTGAATGG CATTCCGAAAGGAAGGGAGAGCAGAAGTGGAAGCCGAAGTCGAGAGCAGAGTTATTCAAGATCACCATCTAGATCAGCATCTCCTAAGCGCAG AAAAAGTGAAAGCTACTCAACATCAAGTGGTTCCAAATCCCACAGCCGCTCCAGGAGTCGCAGTGATTCTCCCCCAAGACAGTTCAACCATAGTGCTAGTTACAAAGGCTCTAAAATGAGGAGTTACAAAAAGTCAAAGGACTACAAATACTCGACACACAAACCAAGGAAGTCCCGCAGCAGGAGCTCATCACGTTCCCGGAGCCACTCACGAGAGCGTTCTGATCATTCTGGGAAGTACAAGAAGAAAAGTCACTACTACAGAGAGAGGCATGAGCGTTCCCACTCCTATGAGCGTACAGGTCATCGTTATGACCGAGACCACCCTGGCCACAGCAGACACAGGAGATGA